A window of Bradyrhizobium sp. AZCC 1610 contains these coding sequences:
- a CDS encoding amino acid ABC transporter permease, with protein MKTSTPDFPRRRRLRFSLNRQQLIGLAWQILVVGIAVAIVGWLWSNALHNLSVRRISTGFAFLGREAGMPIADSWLAYSPRDPYVRAFIVGIVNTLRVAVIGIVLATVIGTLVGIARLSSNWLLSRLAAIYVELLRDIPLLLQLLFWYVLMQGLPAARAAWKPVEGVFLSNRGLVLPSIPIAEANLWVIAAVIAGLIALYVLRRQLMARQMADGKVRHLWPYALALLVGLPALVSLGLGASWTVTMPELRGFNFVGGLTLAPEYFALLIALVTYTSAFIAEIVRSGIQAVPRGQWDAANALGLRRSFVLQRIVLPQALRVIIPPMTSQYLNLTKNSSLAVAVGYQDVVSIANTTLNQTGQAIEAIALIMMVFLTISLGISLLMNWYNARIALVER; from the coding sequence GTGAAGACATCCACGCCCGACTTCCCACGCCGCAGGCGGCTGCGCTTCTCGCTGAACCGCCAACAACTCATCGGCCTTGCCTGGCAAATCCTGGTGGTCGGGATCGCCGTCGCGATCGTTGGCTGGCTCTGGTCGAACGCGCTGCACAATCTGTCGGTACGGCGGATTTCGACCGGCTTCGCGTTTCTCGGCCGCGAAGCCGGGATGCCGATCGCGGACAGCTGGCTCGCCTACAGCCCGAGGGACCCGTACGTCCGCGCCTTCATCGTCGGCATCGTCAATACGCTTCGCGTCGCCGTGATCGGCATCGTGCTGGCGACCGTGATCGGCACGCTGGTCGGCATCGCGCGGCTGTCGTCGAACTGGTTGCTGTCGCGGCTCGCCGCCATCTATGTCGAACTGCTGCGCGACATTCCCCTGCTGCTGCAATTGCTGTTCTGGTACGTGCTGATGCAGGGATTGCCGGCGGCGCGCGCCGCATGGAAGCCGGTCGAGGGCGTCTTTCTTTCCAACCGCGGCCTGGTGCTTCCATCAATCCCGATCGCGGAAGCAAACCTCTGGGTGATCGCGGCCGTCATCGCCGGGCTGATCGCGCTCTATGTGCTACGGCGGCAGCTGATGGCGCGGCAGATGGCCGACGGCAAGGTGCGCCATCTGTGGCCGTACGCCTTGGCCTTGCTCGTGGGATTGCCGGCGCTGGTGTCCCTTGGCTTGGGCGCTTCCTGGACCGTCACGATGCCGGAGCTGCGCGGATTCAATTTCGTCGGTGGGCTGACGCTGGCGCCGGAATATTTTGCGCTGCTGATCGCGCTGGTCACCTATACGTCAGCCTTCATCGCCGAGATCGTCCGCAGCGGCATCCAGGCCGTTCCCAGAGGGCAATGGGATGCGGCAAACGCGCTCGGCCTGCGCCGGAGTTTTGTGCTTCAGCGCATCGTGCTGCCGCAGGCCTTGCGCGTCATCATTCCGCCGATGACCAGCCAGTACCTCAACCTCACCAAGAATTCCTCGCTTGCCGTCGCGGTCGGCTACCAGGACGTGGTGTCGATCGCGAATACGACGCTGAACCAGACCGGCCAGGCCATCGAAGCCATCGCGCTCATCATGATGGTGTTCCTGACGATCAGTCTCGGCATCAGTCTTCTCATGAACTGGTACAATGCGCGCATCGCGCTGGTGGAGCGCTGA
- a CDS encoding DUF1428 domain-containing protein, which translates to MPYVDGFIVAVPKKKLAEYAALSKKCGKLWREYGALDYREWVADDVKVGKLTSFPRSVKLKPGETVIFSWITYKSRAQRDKINAKVMADPRLSSMMDPKSPPFDGKRMIYGGFESLVKV; encoded by the coding sequence ATGCCCTACGTCGATGGCTTCATCGTCGCCGTGCCGAAGAAAAAGCTCGCGGAATACGCCGCGCTATCGAAGAAGTGCGGCAAGCTGTGGCGCGAATACGGCGCGCTGGATTACCGCGAATGGGTCGCCGACGACGTCAAGGTCGGCAAGCTCACGTCCTTCCCGCGCAGCGTCAAGCTCAAGCCGGGCGAGACCGTGATATTCTCCTGGATCACCTACAAGTCGCGCGCCCAGCGCGACAAGATCAACGCCAAGGTGATGGCGGACCCGCGGCTCTCGTCGATGATGGATCCGAAATCCCCGCCGTTCGACGGCAAGCGGATGATCTATGGCGGCTTCGAAAGCCTGGTGAAAGTGTAG
- a CDS encoding VOC family protein yields the protein MSVKVNALDHLVINVSDVARSTEWYRKILGMEVKVFDPGTGKTPRTSLVFGNQKINVRPRGADKVEWFTADHETAGSDDLCFLTSSTPDEVVAHLKANGVAIEEGPVAKQGARGTLRSVYCRDPDGSLIEISSYEDGVK from the coding sequence ATGTCTGTCAAGGTTAACGCGCTCGACCATCTCGTCATCAACGTTTCCGACGTGGCGCGTTCTACCGAGTGGTATCGGAAGATTCTCGGCATGGAGGTCAAGGTGTTCGATCCGGGTACGGGCAAAACGCCGCGGACCTCGCTGGTGTTTGGTAACCAGAAGATCAATGTGCGGCCGCGCGGCGCCGACAAGGTCGAGTGGTTCACGGCCGATCACGAGACCGCCGGGAGCGACGATCTGTGCTTCCTGACGTCAAGCACACCGGACGAAGTGGTGGCGCACCTGAAAGCCAATGGCGTGGCGATCGAGGAAGGCCCCGTGGCAAAGCAGGGCGCCCGCGGCACGCTGCGTTCGGTCTATTGCCGGGATCCTGACGGGAGCCTGATCGAGATTTCGTCGTATGAGGATGGCGTGAAGTAG
- a CDS encoding amino acid ABC transporter permease, translating into MTSITDGPQNPLPFNSARSRKVLGGRVIRWLRANLFASVTSSVISVLLIALLGKALVSLVQWGYWNAIWSVPGDQTGACRSIRGLGACWAVIPEKYRFILFGTYPFSEQWRPALVCLTFIALFYVSSRRNWWRKELVAVWAAALVLIGVLMWGGVAGLTYVSQDRWGGLPVTLILATFGLAFGFPLGIVVALGRRSKLPAIRSLCVLYVELIRGVPLISLLFMASVMFPLFMPDGVNIDKLLRAQIAFVLYAGAYLAEVVRGGLQAIPRGQHDAADALGLSYWKKNGLIILPQAIRHVIPPLVNTFIAFFKDTSLVLIIGIFDLLTTAKTSIIDPAWQPFSVEVYVFVGLIYFVFCFAMSRYSRHLEAQARPG; encoded by the coding sequence ATGACGTCGATCACGGACGGGCCGCAAAATCCACTGCCGTTCAACAGCGCGCGATCGCGCAAGGTCCTGGGCGGGCGCGTCATCCGCTGGCTGCGCGCCAACCTGTTTGCCTCGGTCACGTCCTCGGTCATCTCCGTGCTCCTGATAGCCCTGCTCGGCAAAGCGCTGGTGAGCCTCGTGCAATGGGGCTACTGGAATGCGATCTGGTCGGTGCCCGGTGACCAGACCGGCGCCTGCCGGTCGATCCGCGGACTCGGCGCCTGCTGGGCCGTGATCCCCGAGAAATATCGCTTCATCCTGTTCGGCACCTATCCGTTTAGCGAGCAATGGCGACCGGCGCTGGTGTGCCTGACATTCATTGCGCTGTTCTATGTGTCGAGCCGGCGGAACTGGTGGCGCAAGGAACTGGTGGCGGTGTGGGCGGCCGCACTGGTGCTGATCGGCGTCCTGATGTGGGGCGGCGTTGCCGGATTGACCTACGTGTCGCAGGACCGCTGGGGCGGTCTGCCGGTGACGTTGATCCTTGCGACCTTCGGGCTCGCCTTCGGCTTTCCGCTTGGGATTGTCGTGGCGCTGGGCCGCCGCTCTAAGCTTCCGGCGATCCGATCGCTCTGCGTGCTCTATGTCGAACTGATCCGCGGTGTTCCCCTGATCAGTCTCCTGTTCATGGCCAGCGTGATGTTTCCACTGTTCATGCCCGATGGCGTCAACATCGATAAATTGCTCCGTGCCCAGATCGCGTTCGTGCTGTACGCCGGCGCCTACCTCGCCGAAGTCGTCCGCGGCGGCCTGCAGGCCATTCCGAGAGGCCAGCACGACGCCGCCGACGCGCTCGGGCTTTCCTACTGGAAGAAGAATGGCCTGATCATCCTGCCGCAGGCGATCCGACACGTGATTCCGCCGCTGGTGAATACGTTCATCGCCTTCTTCAAGGATACCAGCCTGGTGCTGATCATCGGCATCTTCGACCTGCTGACGACGGCGAAGACGTCGATCATCGATCCCGCCTGGCAGCCGTTCAGCGTCGAAGTCTACGTGTTCGTGGGGCTGATCTATTTCGTCTTCTGCTTTGCGATGTCCCGCTATAGCCGGCATCTGGAGGCGCAGGCACGGCCGGGTTGA
- a CDS encoding DUF3551 domain-containing protein → MRNAMLAILALSAATVATVAGSSPAAAYDYPYCLQGRGIGIPGDCSYSSYGQCMASASGRALYCNVNPRVAFGQQRRMRVYRDY, encoded by the coding sequence ATGCGCAATGCAATGTTAGCGATATTGGCGTTGTCGGCGGCGACTGTCGCCACGGTGGCGGGCAGCTCGCCGGCGGCGGCGTACGATTATCCCTATTGCCTCCAGGGCCGGGGAATAGGCATCCCCGGCGACTGCTCCTACAGCAGCTATGGCCAGTGCATGGCGTCGGCGTCCGGACGGGCGCTCTACTGCAATGTTAATCCGCGCGTTGCTTTCGGACAGCAGCGGCGGATGCGGGTTTATCGGGATTATTGA
- a CDS encoding aspartate aminotransferase family protein produces the protein MGASRSRVLHRSLRETPPKAIGGEGVWLIGEDGRRILDASGGAAVSCLGHQHPRVLEAMSRQAAKLAYAHTSFFSSEPAEALADKLVGHEPGGLGYAYLVSGGSEAIEAGIKLARQYFIEMGQPQRRHFIARRQSYHGNTLGALAAGGNAWRREPYAPLLSTAFSHVTPAFAYHEMRDSESEVDFVARLAAELEAEFQRLGPESVAAFIAEPVVGATAGCVPAPEGYFRAVREICDRHGALVILDEVMCGMGRTGTRHAWEQEGIAPDIQAIAKGLGGGYQPIGAMLASARIVDVIRDGSGAFQHGHTYLAHPLACAAALEVQRVIDDEQLLDRVKTLGGQLERRLTERFGNHRHVGDIRGRGLFQAIELVADRATRAPFDPALKLNQRIKAIAFEGGLGCYPAGGCMDGRSGDHVLLAPPYIATSDDIDMIVDRLGQAVDLALKSVGH, from the coding sequence ATGGGTGCGAGCCGAAGCCGGGTGCTGCATCGAAGCCTGCGTGAAACCCCTCCCAAGGCAATCGGCGGCGAGGGCGTCTGGCTGATTGGCGAGGACGGAAGGCGGATTCTGGATGCGTCCGGCGGCGCTGCCGTCTCCTGTCTCGGCCATCAGCATCCGCGCGTGCTCGAGGCGATGTCGCGGCAGGCGGCGAAACTCGCCTATGCCCATACCAGCTTCTTCTCGTCGGAGCCGGCCGAAGCGCTGGCCGACAAGCTCGTGGGCCACGAGCCCGGCGGGCTTGGCTACGCCTATCTCGTCAGCGGCGGTTCGGAAGCGATCGAAGCCGGCATCAAGCTGGCGCGGCAGTATTTTATCGAGATGGGCCAGCCGCAGCGCCGGCACTTCATCGCGCGCCGCCAGAGCTATCACGGCAATACGCTGGGTGCGCTGGCTGCCGGCGGCAACGCCTGGCGCCGCGAGCCCTATGCCCCGCTACTGTCGACGGCCTTCAGCCATGTGACGCCGGCCTTCGCCTATCACGAAATGCGCGACAGCGAATCCGAGGTGGATTTCGTCGCTCGCCTGGCGGCTGAACTGGAGGCGGAATTCCAGCGTCTTGGCCCGGAGAGCGTGGCGGCGTTCATCGCCGAGCCTGTCGTGGGCGCGACCGCCGGCTGCGTGCCGGCGCCGGAGGGATATTTCCGCGCCGTCCGCGAGATCTGCGACCGGCATGGCGCGCTCGTCATCCTCGACGAGGTGATGTGCGGCATGGGCCGCACCGGCACGCGCCACGCCTGGGAGCAGGAAGGCATCGCGCCGGATATCCAGGCGATCGCCAAGGGACTGGGCGGCGGCTATCAGCCGATCGGCGCCATGCTTGCGAGCGCGCGCATCGTCGATGTCATTCGCGACGGTTCGGGCGCGTTCCAGCACGGCCATACCTATCTGGCCCACCCGCTGGCTTGTGCCGCGGCGCTCGAGGTGCAGCGCGTGATCGATGACGAGCAATTGCTCGACAGGGTCAAGACTCTCGGCGGTCAGCTCGAGCGGCGCCTCACCGAGCGCTTCGGCAATCACCGGCATGTCGGCGACATCAGGGGCCGCGGCCTGTTTCAGGCCATCGAACTCGTCGCCGATCGCGCCACCCGCGCGCCGTTCGATCCGGCGCTGAAATTGAACCAGCGCATCAAGGCGATCGCGTTCGAAGGCGGCCTTGGCTGCTATCCCGCGGGCGGATGCATGGACGGCCGCAGCGGCGATCATGTCCTGCTCGCGCCGCCCTATATCGCGACATCGGACGATATCGACATGATCGTCGACCGCCTGGGCCAGGCGGTCGACTTAGCCTTGAAGAGTGTGGGCCATTAG
- a CDS encoding amino acid ABC transporter substrate-binding protein — MKRIVIATGLLAASCLTAQAATLDTVKQRGMLVCGVSAGFAGFSTPDSQGNYKGLDVDYCRALAAGVLGDAAKVRYVALTAQNRFTALQSGEIDVLYRNSTQTYLRGATLGLRQGPVNFYDGQGFVVRADAGVKDLKGLNGATVCVAQGTTHEVTLGDYGRANGIEWKPLVFDRTDTMYQTFFGGRCDAMTQDASALAGAVTTAASNPADYVVLPQTISKEPLGPFTRNGDEVWTDIIAWLHSGLIEAEELGVTAANADEMAKSSGIPAIQRLLGTSGELGSRLGLDNKWMLKAIKAGGNYGEIFERNVGKSSPLKLDRGLNATWTKGGLMYALPFK, encoded by the coding sequence ATGAAGAGGATTGTCATCGCTACGGGCTTGCTCGCCGCGTCGTGCTTGACGGCGCAGGCCGCTACGCTGGATACGGTCAAGCAGCGCGGCATGCTGGTGTGCGGCGTCAGCGCCGGTTTTGCCGGCTTCTCGACGCCGGACTCGCAAGGCAACTACAAGGGGCTCGACGTCGACTATTGCCGCGCCTTGGCGGCCGGCGTGCTCGGCGACGCCGCAAAAGTGCGATACGTCGCGCTGACGGCGCAGAACCGCTTCACCGCCCTGCAATCGGGCGAGATCGACGTACTCTATCGCAACTCGACCCAGACCTACCTGCGCGGCGCGACGCTCGGGCTGCGGCAGGGGCCGGTCAATTTCTACGACGGCCAGGGGTTTGTCGTGCGCGCCGACGCCGGCGTGAAGGATCTCAAGGGGCTGAACGGCGCCACCGTCTGCGTCGCACAGGGCACGACCCACGAAGTCACGCTCGGCGATTACGGCCGCGCCAACGGAATCGAATGGAAACCGCTGGTGTTCGACCGCACCGACACCATGTACCAGACCTTTTTCGGCGGGCGCTGCGATGCCATGACCCAGGACGCATCGGCGCTGGCGGGCGCCGTCACCACGGCGGCCTCGAACCCCGCCGACTATGTCGTCCTGCCGCAGACCATCAGCAAGGAGCCGCTCGGGCCTTTCACCCGCAACGGCGACGAGGTGTGGACCGACATCATCGCCTGGCTGCATTCCGGCCTGATCGAGGCGGAAGAACTCGGCGTCACCGCTGCTAATGCCGATGAGATGGCGAAGTCCAGCGGCATCCCGGCGATCCAGCGGCTGCTGGGCACGTCTGGCGAACTCGGATCGCGGCTCGGCCTCGACAACAAGTGGATGCTGAAGGCGATCAAGGCGGGCGGCAATTACGGCGAGATCTTTGAGCGCAATGTCGGCAAGTCGAGCCCGCTGAAACTCGATCGCGGCCTGAACGCGACCTGGACCAAGGGCGGCCTGATGTACGCCCTGCCGTTCAAGTAA
- a CDS encoding MurR/RpiR family transcriptional regulator yields the protein MAQLQSKSSPLSELCSALPSLPARLQQVGRFVAANDYDATTRSMRDLAAEAGADPAAFTRLAKALGYSGWDELRAALTEARRPAQAQPFSARTRAGRKGPHAEISLVADKLEAEAAGLARISTGSVAEAAKALHAARRIWIAGFRSCRSVAELLNYQLRLFRSDEVQLVGGSGPEDLDLGAFQRGDAVVVIGFAPYSRASVLSARAAHDSGATLVAIADAITAPMAEGADHLLLYEAAASPGFFPSLTGAIAIAQSLAAVTFVLGGASARRRLEATEGRLAAMSQYVAEEG from the coding sequence ATGGCGCAGCTCCAGTCGAAATCCTCACCGCTCAGCGAATTATGCAGTGCCTTGCCGTCGCTTCCGGCGCGGCTGCAGCAAGTCGGGCGCTTCGTCGCCGCCAATGATTACGACGCCACCACGCGTTCAATGCGCGATCTGGCGGCCGAGGCCGGCGCCGATCCCGCCGCCTTCACCCGGCTGGCGAAAGCGCTGGGTTATTCGGGATGGGACGAATTGCGCGCCGCGTTGACCGAGGCGCGCCGTCCAGCGCAAGCTCAGCCCTTCTCGGCACGCACCCGCGCCGGTCGCAAGGGACCCCACGCCGAGATATCGCTGGTCGCCGACAAGCTGGAAGCCGAGGCGGCGGGCCTCGCGCGCATTTCCACCGGCTCGGTGGCCGAAGCAGCCAAGGCCCTGCATGCCGCGCGGCGAATCTGGATCGCCGGCTTTCGAAGCTGCCGCAGCGTGGCCGAGTTGCTCAATTATCAGCTCCGCCTGTTCCGCTCCGACGAGGTGCAACTGGTCGGCGGCTCCGGTCCGGAAGATCTCGACCTCGGCGCCTTCCAGCGCGGCGACGCGGTCGTGGTCATCGGCTTTGCGCCCTATTCCAGGGCCAGCGTGCTGTCGGCGCGCGCCGCGCATGATTCCGGCGCCACGCTGGTCGCGATTGCCGACGCGATCACCGCGCCGATGGCGGAGGGCGCCGATCATCTGCTGCTCTATGAAGCGGCCGCATCGCCCGGATTCTTCCCGAGCTTGACGGGAGCCATTGCGATTGCGCAGTCGCTGGCTGCGGTCACCTTCGTGCTCGGCGGCGCGAGCGCAAGGCGGCGCCTTGAAGCAACCGAAGGCCGGCTGGCCGCGATGTCGCAATATGTCGCCGAGGAAGGTTGA
- a CDS encoding Bug family tripartite tricarboxylate transporter substrate binding protein, giving the protein MISRRTAICLAVIGLSTAASMGSASAQDYPTRPVKWVVGYPPGGATDIIARLLGQRLSERLGQQFVIENKPGAGNNIATESVINAEPDGYTLLFVNPANYINATLYANLKFNVVRDIAPIAAFNRVPNVMTVNKDVPAKTAAEFIAYVKANPGKVNLASSGNGTSVHLSGEMFMAMAGVKMQHVPYRGAAPAITDLLGGQVQLIFDNMPSILQHVRAGSVRALAVTGTARSPLLPDVPVLADTIPGYEASALFGVGAPKNTPKAVIEKLNKEINAVLAEPAIKARLLDLGGEPLIGPPEAFGAMIAAETEKWRKVIEEAKVEKVQ; this is encoded by the coding sequence ATGATTTCACGCCGTACTGCGATTTGTCTGGCCGTCATCGGTCTTTCTACCGCCGCCTCGATGGGCAGCGCTTCGGCGCAGGATTACCCGACCCGACCGGTGAAATGGGTCGTCGGATATCCGCCGGGCGGCGCGACCGACATTATCGCGCGGCTGCTCGGCCAGCGGCTCTCGGAACGGCTGGGCCAGCAATTCGTGATCGAGAACAAGCCCGGCGCCGGCAACAACATCGCCACCGAATCGGTGATCAACGCCGAGCCCGATGGCTACACCCTGCTGTTCGTCAATCCGGCGAACTACATCAACGCCACGCTCTACGCCAATCTGAAATTCAACGTGGTTCGCGATATTGCGCCGATCGCGGCGTTCAATCGCGTGCCGAACGTAATGACGGTCAACAAGGACGTGCCGGCGAAGACGGCCGCGGAGTTCATCGCCTATGTGAAAGCCAATCCCGGCAAGGTGAACCTGGCGTCGTCGGGCAACGGCACGTCGGTGCATCTGTCCGGCGAAATGTTCATGGCGATGGCAGGCGTCAAGATGCAGCACGTGCCCTATCGCGGCGCCGCACCTGCGATTACCGATCTGCTCGGCGGCCAAGTCCAGTTGATCTTCGACAACATGCCCTCGATTCTTCAGCATGTCCGCGCCGGTTCGGTGCGGGCGTTGGCCGTCACCGGTACCGCGCGGTCGCCGCTGTTGCCTGACGTGCCGGTTCTCGCCGACACCATCCCGGGTTACGAGGCGAGCGCGCTGTTCGGCGTCGGCGCACCGAAGAACACGCCAAAGGCGGTTATCGAGAAGCTGAACAAGGAGATCAACGCCGTGCTCGCCGAGCCGGCGATCAAGGCGCGCCTGCTCGACCTCGGCGGCGAACCGCTGATCGGCCCGCCGGAAGCGTTCGGCGCGATGATCGCGGCCGAGACGGAGAAGTGGAGGAAGGTGATCGAGGAAGCCAAGGTCGAAAAGGTGCAGTGA
- a CDS encoding SRPBCC family protein, with amino-acid sequence MQWFGPASVEEGSVKADIDLRIGGRYRISFSANGGYNEVGGVYREVIPNQRLVFSWAWHSTPERESLVTISIKPEGSGTLLVFNHAQFVDEKARDNHERGWTEFLGKLESYLA; translated from the coding sequence GTGCAATGGTTCGGGCCGGCGTCGGTCGAGGAGGGCTCGGTCAAGGCCGACATCGATCTGCGTATCGGAGGCCGCTACCGCATCAGCTTCAGCGCCAACGGCGGTTATAATGAGGTTGGCGGCGTCTATCGCGAGGTCATTCCGAACCAGCGGCTGGTCTTTAGCTGGGCGTGGCATTCCACGCCGGAACGGGAATCGCTCGTGACCATTTCGATCAAGCCGGAAGGCAGCGGCACGCTGCTCGTCTTCAATCACGCGCAGTTCGTCGATGAGAAAGCGCGCGACAATCACGAGCGCGGATGGACGGAATTCCTTGGCAAGCTTGAAAGCTACCTGGCCTGA
- a CDS encoding ArsR/SmtB family transcription factor — MVKYQEDVLDRTFAALSDPTRRALLTRLGDRESLSVSELAQPFSMSLPAIMKHLDVLSDAGLIAREKTGRTVACRLTAQPMEQAMDWLNRYQRFWSDALDRLAAFVEEDPWPPSQALPSTTLSATPNSPRGQALRSRDVSTRRPKKSTPRGPTRKN; from the coding sequence ATGGTTAAGTATCAGGAAGACGTTCTGGACCGAACCTTTGCCGCGCTTTCCGATCCGACCAGGCGCGCGCTGCTGACGCGGCTCGGCGATCGCGAAAGCCTTTCGGTCAGCGAGCTGGCGCAGCCGTTCTCGATGTCGCTGCCCGCGATCATGAAGCATCTCGATGTGCTGTCGGATGCCGGCCTGATCGCGCGCGAAAAAACCGGCCGCACGGTCGCGTGCCGGTTGACCGCTCAGCCGATGGAGCAGGCGATGGACTGGCTCAATCGCTACCAGCGCTTCTGGTCCGACGCTCTCGACCGCCTTGCCGCTTTTGTGGAGGAAGACCCATGGCCACCCAGTCAAGCCTTGCCAAGCACGACGCTATCAGCGACGCCGAACTCGCCGCGCGGCCAAGCCTTACGCTCACGCGACGTCTCAACGCGGCGCCCGAAAAAGTCTACGCCGCGTGGGCCGACCCGCAAAAACTAG
- a CDS encoding DUF899 domain-containing protein, with protein sequence MQPHPIVSREEWIAARKAHLAHEKEYTKARERLNEERRALPWVKVEKDYGFDGPHGKVSLGDLFKGRSQLVVQHIMFAPDWNEACKSCSFWADGFERMIPHLAARDTTMVAISRAPLPKLAAFKQRMGWTFDWLSSGGNAFNYDYGVSFTPEQIERGGNYNFGTIRFGSEEAPGISVFYRDEAGNIFHTYSCYSRGLDMMNAAYHYLDLTPLGRHEEGLPYPMDWVRLRDQYQPAPVQASCCHG encoded by the coding sequence ATGCAGCCGCACCCCATCGTCTCCCGCGAGGAATGGATCGCCGCCCGCAAGGCGCACCTTGCGCATGAGAAGGAATACACCAAAGCGCGCGAGCGCCTGAACGAGGAGCGCCGCGCGCTGCCATGGGTCAAGGTCGAGAAGGATTACGGGTTCGACGGGCCCCATGGCAAAGTGTCGCTCGGCGACCTGTTCAAGGGGCGCAGCCAGCTCGTGGTGCAGCACATCATGTTCGCGCCCGACTGGAACGAGGCCTGCAAGAGCTGCTCGTTCTGGGCTGACGGGTTCGAGCGCATGATCCCGCATCTGGCCGCGCGCGACACCACGATGGTCGCGATCTCGCGCGCGCCGCTGCCAAAGCTCGCTGCGTTCAAGCAGCGGATGGGCTGGACGTTCGACTGGCTGTCGTCCGGCGGCAACGCGTTCAATTACGACTACGGCGTTTCCTTCACGCCGGAGCAAATCGAGAGAGGCGGCAACTACAATTTCGGAACCATCCGGTTCGGAAGCGAGGAAGCACCCGGAATCAGCGTGTTCTATCGCGATGAGGCCGGGAACATCTTCCACACCTACTCCTGTTACTCGCGCGGCCTCGACATGATGAACGCCGCCTATCACTACCTCGACCTGACCCCGCTCGGGCGTCATGAGGAAGGCCTGCCATATCCGATGGACTGGGTGCGGCTACGTGACCAATACCAACCGGCGCCGGTTCAGGCATCTTGTTGTCATGGTTGA